One Acidimicrobiia bacterium DNA window includes the following coding sequences:
- a CDS encoding NAD-dependent epimerase/dehydratase family protein: MRIVITGGAGFIGSNLADRLLDDGHEVVVVDNLSTGHQRFLQAAASHPAFRFEHVDLLDAGSGVRDIVRGADGIMHLAANADVRFGWDDPDRDLRQNIIATHVMLEAARLERVPRFVFSSTGSVYGEAPVIPTPEDCPFPTQTSLYGASKLAAEGLIQAHAEGVGLQATIFRFVSVLGERYTHGHVIDFVRALRRNPSVLRILGDGEQRKSYLDVRDCVEAIVLALHDDRVRGVFNLGVDDSCRVTESARWICDRLGVDPSFEFTGGDRGWIGDNPYIHLDPRRIEALGWRPSHSIRSSVERTVDWLVGEPWVLDLPDPRAHA, translated from the coding sequence ATGCGGATCGTGATCACCGGTGGTGCCGGCTTCATCGGATCGAACCTGGCCGACCGCCTCCTCGACGATGGGCACGAGGTCGTCGTCGTTGACAACCTGTCGACCGGGCACCAGCGGTTCCTGCAGGCGGCGGCCAGCCACCCGGCGTTCCGGTTCGAGCACGTCGACCTCCTCGACGCGGGCAGCGGCGTGCGGGACATCGTGCGCGGAGCCGACGGCATCATGCACCTGGCCGCGAACGCCGACGTCCGGTTCGGCTGGGACGATCCGGACCGTGACCTTCGTCAGAACATCATCGCCACGCACGTGATGCTGGAGGCCGCTCGTCTCGAGCGCGTGCCGCGATTCGTGTTCTCGTCGACCGGGTCGGTCTACGGCGAGGCGCCGGTCATTCCGACGCCGGAGGACTGCCCGTTTCCGACCCAGACGTCCCTCTACGGCGCCTCGAAGCTGGCGGCAGAGGGCCTCATTCAGGCGCACGCCGAAGGGGTCGGGCTCCAGGCGACGATCTTCCGGTTCGTGTCGGTCCTCGGTGAGCGCTACACCCACGGACACGTGATCGACTTCGTGCGGGCGCTTCGCCGCAACCCCAGCGTCCTTCGGATCCTCGGCGACGGCGAGCAGCGCAAGAGCTACCTCGACGTCCGTGATTGCGTCGAGGCGATCGTGCTGGCGCTCCACGACGATCGTGTCCGCGGCGTCTTCAACCTCGGGGTCGACGACTCGTGTCGAGTGACCGAGTCCGCACGGTGGATCTGCGATCGACTCGGGGTCGACCCCTCGTTCGAGTTCACCGGCGGGGACCGCGGATGGATCGGCGACAACCCGTACATCCACCTCGACCCGCGTCGCATCGAGGCCCTGGGTTGGCGACCCTCCCACTCGATCCGGTCCTCGGTCGAGCGAACGGTGGACTGGCTGGTCGGCGAGCCGTGGGTGCTCGACCTCCCCGACCCGCGAGCGCACGCGTGA
- a CDS encoding Gfo/Idh/MocA family oxidoreductase — protein MNGAGIVGCGLVGRKRALALRALGVPTPVVFDADPSRARGLAEELGGGVEAVESAAEATGRRDVDFVVVATPHDALAGETIAALTRDCDVLVEKPAARSADELDAVAEAARRAGRTVRVGFNHRFHPAVRAARDAVAERRFGELFSIRARYGHGGRLGYEREWRADRARSGGGELLDQGSHLIDLTRHLAGDAELAFAELRTDFWPMAVEDNAYLALRVPGGAFAWLHASWTEWKNCFEMELALRTARLDLRGLGGSYGPERLIVHAMAPELGPPTSSEQVWSDDDSWLAELADVRDALDDRPARGATLADARAVLRIVEEAYAR, from the coding sequence GTGAACGGCGCCGGCATCGTCGGCTGCGGGCTCGTCGGCCGGAAGCGCGCCCTGGCGCTGCGCGCCCTCGGGGTGCCCACCCCGGTCGTGTTCGACGCCGACCCCTCGCGAGCGCGCGGCCTCGCCGAGGAGCTCGGGGGCGGCGTCGAGGCCGTCGAGAGCGCGGCCGAGGCGACCGGACGGCGCGACGTGGACTTCGTCGTCGTGGCGACCCCGCACGATGCCCTCGCCGGCGAGACGATCGCGGCGCTGACTCGCGACTGCGACGTGCTGGTCGAGAAGCCGGCCGCCCGGTCGGCCGACGAGCTCGACGCCGTCGCCGAGGCCGCCCGCCGCGCCGGGCGGACCGTGCGCGTGGGCTTCAACCACCGGTTCCACCCCGCCGTGCGCGCCGCTCGGGACGCGGTCGCCGAGCGGCGGTTCGGAGAGCTGTTCTCGATCCGGGCTCGGTACGGCCACGGGGGCCGACTCGGCTACGAGCGCGAGTGGCGAGCCGACCGGGCCCGCTCGGGGGGCGGCGAGCTGCTGGACCAGGGCTCCCACCTCATCGACCTGACCCGGCACCTCGCCGGTGACGCGGAGCTCGCCTTCGCGGAGCTGCGGACGGACTTCTGGCCGATGGCGGTCGAGGACAACGCCTACCTCGCGCTCCGGGTGCCGGGGGGCGCGTTCGCGTGGCTCCACGCGTCGTGGACCGAGTGGAAGAACTGCTTCGAGATGGAGCTCGCGCTCCGCACCGCCCGGCTGGACCTTCGGGGCCTCGGCGGCTCCTACGGACCCGAGCGCCTCATCGTGCACGCGATGGCCCCGGAGCTGGGCCCGCCGACCTCCTCGGAGCAGGTCTGGTCCGACGACGATTCCTGGCTGGCCGAGCTCGCGGACGTTCGCGACGCGCTGGACGACCGGCCCGCGCGCGGCGCGACACTGGCGGACGCGCGGGCGGTCCTTCGGATCGTGGAGGAGGCGTACGCGCGGTGA